A single window of Betta splendens chromosome 11, fBetSpl5.4, whole genome shotgun sequence DNA harbors:
- the LOC114865613 gene encoding C-type lectin domain family 4 member E-like isoform X7, with product MSRVQTYKEGEAAASQQAESNTGSKVRSERVALLLLSALLAAAAVVIYRLSFAHFQTNKNLQMLKDENEAMRKNLTEKLSELSSCTSEQLIRPKPAEAKTTCEPDWDQHGGSCYYFSTNYLTWNQSRSVCKGRGADLVQINSEEEQRFLDDKVGRKMTYFDDKFWIGLTDSKEEGRWLWVDDSPLNTSLSFWYKTEPDNWTEHNADGEDCANMGVQGGATDLKWWFDRSCRSSKRYICEKAAKTG from the exons ATGAGCCGAGTACAAACCTACAAAGAAG gtgaagctgctgcctccCAACAAGCAGAGTCCAacacggggtcaaaggtcagatcagAGAGAGTGGccctgctgcttctcagtgCTCTGCTGGCAGCTGCTGCCGTTGTTATTTACCGTCTCT cttttgcacattttcaaaCCAATAAAAATCTGCAAATGTTGAAGGATGAAAATGAAGCAATGAGGAAAAATCTGACA GAGAAACTGTCTGAATTAAGCTCCTGCACctcagaacagctgatcagacCCAAACCTGCTGAAGCCAAAACCA CATGTGAACCAGACTGGGATCAACATGGAGGAAGCTGTTATTATTTTTCCACCAATTATTTGACCTGGAACCAGAGCAGAAGTGTCTGTAAAGGTCGAGGAGCAGATCTGGTCCAGATAaacagtgaagaggagcag AGGTTCCTGGACGACAAAGTGGGAAGAAAAATGACTTATTTTGATGACAAGTTCTGGATCGGACTGACAGATTCAAAGGAAGAAGGCAGATGGTTGTGGGTCGACGACTCACCTCTGAACACAAG tttgtctttttggtACAAAACTGAACCAGACAACTGGACTGAACACAATGCTGATGGAGAGGACTGTGCTAATATGGGAGTACAAGGAGGAGCTACAGACCTGAAGTGGTGGTTCGATAGATCCTGTCGTTCAAGTAAAAGATACATCTGTGAGAAAGCAGCTAAAACTGGATGA
- the LOC114865614 gene encoding CD209 antigen-like protein C isoform X2 — protein MSHSEDIYENQRVTDKRMTDSQRTAFAHFQTNKNLQILKDENEALRENLTEKLSELSSCTSEQLIRPKPAEAKTTGLCPTCELDWDQHGGSCFYFSSNKLTWNQSRSDCKGRGADLVQINSKEEQRFLENKVGEKMTSYNDMFWIGLTDSKEEGRWLWVDDSPLNTSLSFWCKAEPDNWTEENPAGEDCARMGLINQEYPCWWDRSCDLPQRSICEKAAKTG, from the exons ATGAGCCACAGTGAAG ATATTTATGAAAACCAAAGAGTGACAGACAAGAGGATGACTGACAGCcagagaacag cttttgcacattttcaaaCCAATAAAAATCTGCAAATATTGAAGGATGAAAATGAAGCATTGAGGGAAAATCTGACAG AGAAACTGTCTGAATTAAGCTCCTGCACctcagaacagctgatcagacCCAAACCTGCTGAAGCCAAAACCA CTGGACTATGTCCAACGTGTGAACTAGACTGGGATCAACATGGAGgaagctgtttttatttctcctccaaTAAACTGACCTGGAACCAGAGCAGAAGTGACTGTAAAGGTCGAGGAGCAGATCTGGTCCAGATAAACAGTAAAGAGGAGCAG AGGTTCCTGGAAAACAAAGTGGGAGAAAAAATGACTTCTTATAATGACATGTTCTGGATCGGACTGACAGACTCAAAGGAAGAAGGCAGATGGTTGTGGGTGGACGACTCACCTCTGAACACAAG TTTGTCCTTTTGGTGCAAAGCTGAACCAGACAACTGGACTGAAGAAAATCCTGCTGGAGAGGACTGTGCTAGGATGGGATTGATAAACCAAGAATACCCGTGTTGGTGGGATAGATCCTGTGATTTACCTCAAAGAAGCATCTGTGAGAAAGCAGCTAAAACTGGATGA
- the LOC114865614 gene encoding CD209 antigen-like protein C isoform X1, with translation MSHSEDIYENQRVTDKRMTDSQRTGERAESNTGSKVRSERVALLLLSALLAAAAVVIYRLSFAHFQTNKNLQILKDENEALRENLTEKLSELSSCTSEQLIRPKPAEAKTTGLCPTCELDWDQHGGSCFYFSSNKLTWNQSRSDCKGRGADLVQINSKEEQRFLENKVGEKMTSYNDMFWIGLTDSKEEGRWLWVDDSPLNTSLSFWCKAEPDNWTEENPAGEDCARMGLINQEYPCWWDRSCDLPQRSICEKAAKTG, from the exons ATGAGCCACAGTGAAG ATATTTATGAAAACCAAAGAGTGACAGACAAGAGGATGACTGACAGCcagagaacag GTGAACGAGCAGAGTCCAacacggggtcaaaggtcagatcagAGAGAGTGGccctgctgcttctcagtgCTCTGCTGGCAGCTGCTGCCGTTGTTATTTACCGTCTCT cttttgcacattttcaaaCCAATAAAAATCTGCAAATATTGAAGGATGAAAATGAAGCATTGAGGGAAAATCTGACAG AGAAACTGTCTGAATTAAGCTCCTGCACctcagaacagctgatcagacCCAAACCTGCTGAAGCCAAAACCA CTGGACTATGTCCAACGTGTGAACTAGACTGGGATCAACATGGAGgaagctgtttttatttctcctccaaTAAACTGACCTGGAACCAGAGCAGAAGTGACTGTAAAGGTCGAGGAGCAGATCTGGTCCAGATAAACAGTAAAGAGGAGCAG AGGTTCCTGGAAAACAAAGTGGGAGAAAAAATGACTTCTTATAATGACATGTTCTGGATCGGACTGACAGACTCAAAGGAAGAAGGCAGATGGTTGTGGGTGGACGACTCACCTCTGAACACAAG TTTGTCCTTTTGGTGCAAAGCTGAACCAGACAACTGGACTGAAGAAAATCCTGCTGGAGAGGACTGTGCTAGGATGGGATTGATAAACCAAGAATACCCGTGTTGGTGGGATAGATCCTGTGATTTACCTCAAAGAAGCATCTGTGAGAAAGCAGCTAAAACTGGATGA
- the LOC114865613 gene encoding hepatic lectin-like isoform X1, producing the protein MPEAEVVYADVKFTASKENKEKCSSPETTYDEVKIMKPPSEAPSAAETNGSGGRSKVTERALLLVLCALLLAAAVGLCLVSVHNLQTRKELDEIQAKVKSFENCTVVNSSVLVRPTCLNESQLQTCMNENEALRKNLTAAQCPTCETEWDQHGGSCYYFSSNKLTWDQSRSDCKGQGADLVQINSKEEQKFLENKVGGKMNDDEDRFWIGLTDSEEEGSWLWVDDSPLSPSLSFWKSGEPDNWTRENPAGEDCARMGLKGTTDLSSWFDKSCNATQRSICEKAAKTAR; encoded by the exons ATGCCTGAAGCCGAGGTCGTTTACGCTGATGTCAAGTTCACAGcatcaaaggaaaacaaag AAAAGTGTTCTTCACCTGAAACCACTTACGATGAAGTTAAGATCATGAAACCTCCTTCAG aggctccttcagcagctgaaacCAATGGATCTG gtgggaggtcaaaggtcacagagagagcgctgctgctggtgctctgtgctctgctgcttGCTGCTGCCGTTGGTCTCTGTCTTGTCT CTGTTCATAATTTACAAACCAGGAAGGAACTTGATGAAATTCAAGCGAAGGTGAAAAGTTTTG AGAACTGCACTGTTGTCAACTCGTCCGTCCTGGTGAGGCCCACGTGTCTGAATGAGAGTCAACTCCAAACCTGCATGAATGAAAACGAAGCACTGAGGAAAAACCTAACAG CTGCACAATGTCCAACATGTGAAACAGAGTGGGATCAACATGGAGGAAGCTGTTATTATTTCTCCTCCAATAAACTGACCTGGGACCAGAGCAGAAGTGACTGTAAAGGTCAAGGAGCAGATCTGGTCCAGATAAACAGTAAAGAGGAGCAG AAGTTCCTGGAAAACAAAGTGGGAGGAAAaatgaatgatgatgaggaCAGGTTCTGGATCGGACTGACAGACTCAGAGGAAGAAGGCAGTTGGTTGTGGGTGGACGACTCACCTCTGAGCCCAAG TTTGTCTTTTTGGAAAAGCGGTGAACCAGACAACTGGACCAGAGAAAATCCTGCTGGAGAGGACTGTGCAAGGATGGGACTGAAAGGAACTACAGACCTGTCGTCTTGGTTTGATAAATCATGTAATGCAACTCAAAGAAGCATCTGTGAGAAAGCAGCTAAAACTGCACGATAA
- the LOC114865613 gene encoding CD209 antigen-like protein C isoform X5, which yields MSRVQTYKEGEAAASQQAESNTGSKVRSERVALLLLSALLAAAAVVIYRLSFAHFQTNKNLQMLKDENEAMRKNLTMLKDENEAMRKNLTEKLSELSSCTSEQLIRPKPAEAKTTCEPDWDQHGGSCYYFSTNYLTWNQSRSVCKGRGADLVQINSEEEQRFLDDKVGRKMTYFDDKFWIGLTDSKEEGRWLWVDDSPLNTSLSFWYKTEPDNWTEHNADGEDCANMGVQGGATDLKWWFDRSCRSSKRYICEKAAKTG from the exons ATGAGCCGAGTACAAACCTACAAAGAAG gtgaagctgctgcctccCAACAAGCAGAGTCCAacacggggtcaaaggtcagatcagAGAGAGTGGccctgctgcttctcagtgCTCTGCTGGCAGCTGCTGCCGTTGTTATTTACCGTCTCT cttttgcacattttcaaaCCAATAAAAATCTGCAAATGTTGAAGGATGAAAATGAAGCAATGAGGAAAAATCTGACAATGTTGAAGGATGAAAATGAAGCAATGAGGAAAAATCTGACAG AGAAACTGTCTGAATTAAGCTCCTGCACctcagaacagctgatcagacCCAAACCTGCTGAAGCCAAAACCA CATGTGAACCAGACTGGGATCAACATGGAGGAAGCTGTTATTATTTTTCCACCAATTATTTGACCTGGAACCAGAGCAGAAGTGTCTGTAAAGGTCGAGGAGCAGATCTGGTCCAGATAaacagtgaagaggagcag AGGTTCCTGGACGACAAAGTGGGAAGAAAAATGACTTATTTTGATGACAAGTTCTGGATCGGACTGACAGATTCAAAGGAAGAAGGCAGATGGTTGTGGGTCGACGACTCACCTCTGAACACAAG tttgtctttttggtACAAAACTGAACCAGACAACTGGACTGAACACAATGCTGATGGAGAGGACTGTGCTAATATGGGAGTACAAGGAGGAGCTACAGACCTGAAGTGGTGGTTCGATAGATCCTGTCGTTCAAGTAAAAGATACATCTGTGAGAAAGCAGCTAAAACTGGATGA
- the LOC114865613 gene encoding C-type lectin domain family 4 member E-like isoform X3 yields MPEAEVVYADVKFTASKENKEKCSSPETTYDEVKIMKPPSEAPSAAETNGSGGRSKVTERALLLVLCALLLAAAVGLCLVSVHNLQTRKELDEIQAKVKSFENCTVVNSSVLVRPTCLNESQLQTCMNENEALRKNLTAAQCPTCETEWDQHGGSCYYFSSNKLTWDQSRSDCKGQGADLVQINSKEEQFLENKVGGKMNDDEDRFWIGLTDSEEEGSWLWVDDSPLSPSLSFWKSGEPDNWTRENPAGEDCARMGLKGTTDLSSWFDKSCNATQRSICEKAAKTAR; encoded by the exons ATGCCTGAAGCCGAGGTCGTTTACGCTGATGTCAAGTTCACAGcatcaaaggaaaacaaag AAAAGTGTTCTTCACCTGAAACCACTTACGATGAAGTTAAGATCATGAAACCTCCTTCAG aggctccttcagcagctgaaacCAATGGATCTG gtgggaggtcaaaggtcacagagagagcgctgctgctggtgctctgtgctctgctgcttGCTGCTGCCGTTGGTCTCTGTCTTGTCT CTGTTCATAATTTACAAACCAGGAAGGAACTTGATGAAATTCAAGCGAAGGTGAAAAGTTTTG AGAACTGCACTGTTGTCAACTCGTCCGTCCTGGTGAGGCCCACGTGTCTGAATGAGAGTCAACTCCAAACCTGCATGAATGAAAACGAAGCACTGAGGAAAAACCTAACAG CTGCACAATGTCCAACATGTGAAACAGAGTGGGATCAACATGGAGGAAGCTGTTATTATTTCTCCTCCAATAAACTGACCTGGGACCAGAGCAGAAGTGACTGTAAAGGTCAAGGAGCAGATCTGGTCCAGATAAACAGTAAAGAGGAGCAG TTCCTGGAAAACAAAGTGGGAGGAAAaatgaatgatgatgaggaCAGGTTCTGGATCGGACTGACAGACTCAGAGGAAGAAGGCAGTTGGTTGTGGGTGGACGACTCACCTCTGAGCCCAAG TTTGTCTTTTTGGAAAAGCGGTGAACCAGACAACTGGACCAGAGAAAATCCTGCTGGAGAGGACTGTGCAAGGATGGGACTGAAAGGAACTACAGACCTGTCGTCTTGGTTTGATAAATCATGTAATGCAACTCAAAGAAGCATCTGTGAGAAAGCAGCTAAAACTGCACGATAA
- the LOC114865613 gene encoding C-type lectin domain family 4 member E-like isoform X2, protein MPEAEVVYADVKFTASKENKEKCSSPETTYDEVKIMKPPSEAPSAAETNGSGGRSKVTERALLLVLCALLLAAAVGLCLVSVHNLQTRKELDEIQAKVKSFENCTVVNSSVLVRPTCLNESQLQTCMNENEALRKNLTAAQCPTCETEWDQHGGSCYYFSSNKLTWDQSRSDCKGQGADLVQINSKEEQRFLDDKVGRKMTYFDDKFWIGLTDSKEEGRWLWVDDSPLNTSLSFWYKTEPDNWTEHNADGEDCANMGVQGGATDLKWWFDRSCRSSKRYICEKAAKTG, encoded by the exons ATGCCTGAAGCCGAGGTCGTTTACGCTGATGTCAAGTTCACAGcatcaaaggaaaacaaag AAAAGTGTTCTTCACCTGAAACCACTTACGATGAAGTTAAGATCATGAAACCTCCTTCAG aggctccttcagcagctgaaacCAATGGATCTG gtgggaggtcaaaggtcacagagagagcgctgctgctggtgctctgtgctctgctgcttGCTGCTGCCGTTGGTCTCTGTCTTGTCT CTGTTCATAATTTACAAACCAGGAAGGAACTTGATGAAATTCAAGCGAAGGTGAAAAGTTTTG AGAACTGCACTGTTGTCAACTCGTCCGTCCTGGTGAGGCCCACGTGTCTGAATGAGAGTCAACTCCAAACCTGCATGAATGAAAACGAAGCACTGAGGAAAAACCTAACAG CTGCACAATGTCCAACATGTGAAACAGAGTGGGATCAACATGGAGGAAGCTGTTATTATTTCTCCTCCAATAAACTGACCTGGGACCAGAGCAGAAGTGACTGTAAAGGTCAAGGAGCAGATCTGGTCCAGATAAACAGTAAAGAGGAGCAG AGGTTCCTGGACGACAAAGTGGGAAGAAAAATGACTTATTTTGATGACAAGTTCTGGATCGGACTGACAGATTCAAAGGAAGAAGGCAGATGGTTGTGGGTCGACGACTCACCTCTGAACACAAG tttgtctttttggtACAAAACTGAACCAGACAACTGGACTGAACACAATGCTGATGGAGAGGACTGTGCTAATATGGGAGTACAAGGAGGAGCTACAGACCTGAAGTGGTGGTTCGATAGATCCTGTCGTTCAAGTAAAAGATACATCTGTGAGAAAGCAGCTAAAACTGGATGA